One genomic region from Coleofasciculaceae cyanobacterium encodes:
- a CDS encoding heavy metal translocating P-type ATPase, whose protein sequence is MNPTTNNVESINLKLRGMSCASCAGSIEEAISNVPGVAECNVNFGAEQAAIKFNPRRTSIEDIQDAVQQAGYSSYSLQTQKMVTGEDDAEKAARQEESRDLKLKIIVGGVISLIVIFGSLPMMTGLQLPFIPAWLHNPWLQLILTAPVQFWCGYRFYIGAWKAFKRHAATMDTLIALGTSAAYFYSLFATVFPDFFLNQGLMPEVYYETAAVVITLILLGQWFENRAKGQTSEAIRQLMGLQAKDARVIRDGREIDLPINEVQIDDTILVRPGEKIPVDGEIISGSSTIDEAMVTGESIPVKKQPGDEVIGATINKTGSFKFKATRVGTDTVLAQIVQLVQNAQGSKAPIQRLADRVTGWFVPVVMAIAITTFVLWFTIMGNVSLALITTVGVLIIACPCALGLATPTSVMVGTGKGAENGILIKGAESLELAHKLQTIVLDKTGTITAGKPTVTNYTTVKATGNDAELKLLRLVAAVERNSEHPLAEAVVRYAQSQNIDVPESDNFEAIAGSGVQGVVADNLVQIGTQRWMSELDIKTHTVQQQKDIWSAEAQTVVLIAVDGELAGIMGIADAVKPSSTAAVKTLRKLNLEVVMLTGDNQKTAEAIARQVGIVRVEAEVRPEQKAAKIRELQQEGKTVAMVGDGINDAPALAQADVGIAIGTGTDVAIAASDITLISGELQGIITAIELSKATINNIRQNLFFAFIYNVLGIPIAAGILFPFFGWLLNPIIAGGAMAFSSVSVVTNALRLRNFSPSRSRS, encoded by the coding sequence ATGAATCCAACTACAAATAATGTAGAAAGCATCAATCTTAAACTCAGGGGGATGAGTTGTGCTTCTTGCGCTGGCAGTATTGAAGAGGCGATTAGCAATGTACCTGGAGTAGCCGAGTGTAACGTAAACTTCGGTGCCGAACAAGCTGCGATTAAATTCAATCCTCGCCGAACTAGCATTGAGGATATCCAAGATGCAGTACAACAAGCAGGGTACTCGTCATATTCTTTGCAAACACAAAAAATGGTGACAGGAGAAGATGATGCTGAAAAAGCTGCCCGTCAGGAAGAATCTCGCGATTTAAAACTAAAAATAATTGTCGGTGGTGTAATTAGCTTGATTGTGATCTTTGGTTCGCTACCGATGATGACGGGCTTACAGTTGCCCTTTATCCCCGCCTGGTTGCATAATCCCTGGCTACAGTTAATTTTGACCGCCCCCGTACAGTTTTGGTGTGGTTACAGATTCTATATCGGTGCGTGGAAAGCTTTTAAACGCCATGCTGCTACGATGGATACTCTGATTGCACTAGGAACAAGCGCAGCCTACTTTTATTCATTATTTGCTACTGTCTTTCCAGATTTCTTTCTCAATCAAGGCTTGATGCCAGAAGTGTATTACGAAACCGCAGCCGTAGTTATTACTTTAATCCTCTTAGGACAGTGGTTTGAGAATCGCGCTAAGGGACAAACTTCAGAAGCTATTCGGCAACTGATGGGCTTACAGGCTAAAGATGCTAGAGTAATTCGGGATGGCAGAGAAATAGATCTACCGATTAATGAAGTGCAGATTGACGACACCATCTTAGTGCGCCCTGGAGAAAAGATTCCTGTTGATGGTGAAATAATCAGCGGCAGTTCTACTATCGACGAAGCGATGGTAACGGGGGAAAGTATACCTGTTAAAAAACAGCCAGGGGATGAAGTAATTGGCGCAACCATCAATAAAACAGGTAGTTTTAAATTCAAAGCTACCAGAGTCGGTACAGATACAGTATTGGCGCAGATAGTCCAACTGGTACAGAATGCCCAAGGTTCAAAAGCACCAATTCAAAGACTGGCCGATCGAGTAACAGGTTGGTTTGTTCCTGTCGTAATGGCGATCGCCATTACGACTTTTGTTCTGTGGTTTACGATCATGGGTAATGTTTCCCTGGCTTTAATTACTACAGTCGGAGTGTTAATCATTGCCTGTCCTTGTGCTTTGGGTTTAGCAACTCCTACTTCTGTTATGGTAGGTACGGGTAAAGGTGCAGAAAACGGTATCTTAATTAAAGGTGCAGAGAGTTTAGAACTCGCCCATAAACTACAAACTATTGTCCTCGATAAGACTGGCACGATTACCGCAGGAAAACCTACCGTAACTAATTACACTACTGTTAAAGCTACTGGTAACGATGCCGAACTTAAATTACTGCGTTTAGTCGCAGCGGTAGAACGTAACTCCGAACATCCTCTGGCTGAAGCCGTTGTCAGATACGCCCAATCGCAAAACATTGATGTCCCAGAAAGTGATAACTTTGAAGCGATCGCCGGTAGCGGAGTACAGGGTGTAGTTGCAGATAATTTAGTCCAGATTGGTACTCAACGCTGGATGTCTGAATTAGATATCAAAACCCATACCGTACAGCAACAAAAAGATATTTGGTCAGCCGAAGCTCAAACTGTAGTTTTAATTGCCGTCGATGGCGAACTAGCAGGCATTATGGGGATTGCCGATGCTGTAAAACCTTCTTCTACCGCAGCAGTCAAGACATTACGCAAGCTAAATTTAGAAGTAGTAATGCTGACGGGAGATAATCAAAAAACCGCCGAAGCGATCGCTCGTCAAGTAGGGATAGTTCGAGTAGAAGCCGAAGTACGCCCCGAACAAAAGGCTGCCAAGATAAGAGAATTACAACAAGAAGGTAAAACTGTAGCCATGGTGGGAGACGGCATTAATGATGCCCCCGCACTTGCTCAAGCAGATGTTGGGATTGCTATTGGTACGGGAACGGATGTGGCGATCGCTGCTAGTGACATTACCTTGATTTCGGGAGAATTACAGGGCATTATTACGGCAATCGAGTTAAGTAAGGCGACAATTAATAATATTCGTCAAAATCTCTTCTTTGCTTTTATTTACAACGTCTTAGGCATTCCCATCGCAGCAGGTATTTTATTTCCTTTCTTTGGCTGGTTGCTCAATCCGATTATTGCGGGAGGGGCAATGGCATTTAGTTCGGTTTCGGTGGTAACTAATGCTTTGCGTCTACGAAATTTTAGTCCATCGCGATCGCGATCGTAA
- a CDS encoding cupredoxin domain-containing protein, producing the protein MFNKTKILSSLAGLGFFLTLTISSALAQMEVEMPASNGEQKSQFQKIEQPLSLKLAVALGGLGLIGAELWWFMFSKTKSQKARVESGIQEVDIVVDGGYKPDKIEVTAGKPVKLNFYRKDPRSCLEQVLLPDFNQALDLTLNQTTSVEIVPENPGEYIFTCGMNMYRGVVKAELNNASNLDNL; encoded by the coding sequence ATGTTCAACAAAACTAAAATTTTAAGCAGCCTTGCTGGATTGGGATTTTTTCTAACTTTAACTATCAGTAGCGCATTAGCGCAAATGGAAGTAGAAATGCCTGCCTCTAATGGAGAACAAAAGAGCCAGTTTCAGAAAATAGAACAGCCTCTAAGCTTAAAACTAGCGGTTGCTTTAGGTGGTTTGGGCTTAATTGGTGCAGAACTCTGGTGGTTTATGTTTAGCAAAACTAAATCTCAAAAAGCACGGGTGGAATCAGGAATTCAAGAAGTAGACATTGTGGTGGATGGCGGTTATAAACCCGACAAAATCGAAGTAACTGCTGGCAAACCAGTTAAATTGAACTTTTACCGTAAAGATCCTCGTAGTTGTTTAGAACAGGTATTATTACCAGATTTTAATCAAGCCTTAGATTTAACCTTAAATCAAACTACTTCGGTGGAGATTGTGCCAGAAAATCCAGGAGAATATATCTTTACCTGTGGAATGAATATGTATCGCGGTGTAGTTAAAGCTGAATTAAATAACGCCTCAAATCTTGATAATCTGTAG
- a CDS encoding saccharopine dehydrogenase NADP-binding domain-containing protein: protein MTKKVLVIGGYGRIGKSVARDIINHTDAEVTISSRKTQQVDLPLRFIALDLADRQQLQAAIADRDLVVHCAGPFHYRDGSVLETCIDRGVNYIDVSDHRSFYLRVIKQQERAISKGITAILNTGVFPGISNSMVKQGIEQFDRPEKIHLSYIVAGSGGAGLTVMRTTFLGLKNNFSAWIDGKWQEISPYSEREIIEFPQPYGKTGVYWFDMPETYTFADSFAVDTVITKFGSIPDWYNHLTWITAHIFPEAWVSTPKGIEFFARVSYAMTKVSDRFSGIGVAMRAELTGQKAGKPYTYCSTMVHQDTAIAAGAGTGTIAQLLLEGKLNQPGIYPVEQALPTELFVKAMDSRQIKIVVD from the coding sequence ATGACAAAAAAAGTTTTGGTGATTGGCGGCTATGGCAGAATTGGTAAAAGTGTTGCACGAGATATTATCAACCACACTGATGCCGAAGTTACCATAAGCTCGCGTAAGACGCAACAGGTGGATTTGCCTTTAAGATTTATCGCTTTAGATTTGGCAGATCGCCAGCAGCTACAGGCAGCGATCGCCGATCGAGATCTAGTAGTACACTGTGCAGGGCCATTTCATTATCGAGACGGTAGCGTCTTAGAAACCTGCATCGATCGGGGAGTTAACTATATCGATGTCAGCGATCATCGTTCTTTTTATCTACGAGTAATTAAACAGCAGGAGCGGGCGATCTCTAAAGGAATTACGGCTATTCTAAATACGGGGGTATTTCCTGGTATTTCTAACAGCATGGTCAAACAGGGAATAGAGCAGTTCGATCGGCCAGAAAAGATTCATTTGAGCTATATAGTCGCGGGTTCGGGTGGCGCGGGATTAACCGTCATGCGGACTACCTTTTTAGGATTGAAAAATAACTTTTCTGCCTGGATTGACGGTAAGTGGCAGGAAATATCGCCATACAGTGAACGCGAAATCATTGAGTTTCCTCAACCCTACGGTAAAACAGGGGTATATTGGTTTGATATGCCAGAAACCTATACTTTTGCTGATTCTTTTGCTGTAGATACGGTAATTACTAAATTTGGCTCAATCCCTGACTGGTACAACCATTTAACCTGGATTACGGCGCATATCTTTCCTGAAGCTTGGGTAAGTACTCCTAAAGGAATTGAGTTCTTTGCGCGCGTTAGCTATGCTATGACCAAAGTTAGCGATCGCTTTAGCGGAATCGGAGTAGCCATGCGAGCCGAACTTACAGGACAAAAAGCGGGTAAGCCTTATACCTATTGCAGCACTATGGTACATCAAGATACGGCGATCGCAGCAGGAGCAGGTACAGGTACGATCGCGCAATTACTATTAGAGGGTAAGTTAAACCAGCCAGGTATTTATCCCGTAGAGCAAGCATTACCAACCGAGTTATTTGTCAAAGCGATGGACAGTCGCCAGATTAAGATTGTGGTCGATTAA
- the fabF gene encoding beta-ketoacyl-ACP synthase II, translating into MTNRQNKRVVITGLGAITPIGNNLADYWDGLLQGRNGVGAVTLFDASEHACKIAAEVKEFDPHQYLDKKDAKRMDRFAQFGVCASQEAIADAKFVIDELNADQVGVLIGTGVGGLRVMETQNENLITKGPRKVSPFTIPMMIANMAAGLTAIHTGAKGPNSCTVTACAAGSHAIGDAFRLIQGGYANAMICGGAEAAVTPLSYAGFCSAKALSTRNDDPTHASRPFDRDRDGFVMGEGSGILLLEELEHALARGAKIYAEMVGYGMTCDAYHMTSPVPGGQGAAQAIELALADGNFSPEQVDYINAHGTSTQANDSNETKAIKKALGARAKQIVVSSTKSMTGHLLGGSGGIEAVATVMAIAKNKVPPTINLVNPDPDCDLDYIPNSSRDHQVNLALSNSFGFGGHNVTLAFKKYS; encoded by the coding sequence ATGACAAATAGGCAAAACAAGCGAGTTGTAATTACAGGCTTGGGTGCAATTACTCCCATCGGCAACAATTTGGCCGACTATTGGGATGGTTTATTGCAGGGGCGCAATGGAGTGGGTGCGGTAACTCTATTTGATGCTTCAGAACACGCCTGTAAAATTGCCGCGGAAGTCAAAGAGTTTGACCCTCATCAGTATCTAGATAAAAAAGATGCCAAGCGGATGGATCGTTTTGCTCAGTTTGGCGTGTGCGCCAGCCAGGAGGCGATCGCTGATGCTAAATTCGTCATTGATGAGCTTAATGCCGATCAAGTAGGAGTGCTAATCGGGACAGGAGTTGGTGGTTTGAGGGTAATGGAAACCCAAAACGAAAACCTAATTACTAAAGGACCGAGAAAAGTTAGTCCCTTCACTATTCCGATGATGATCGCCAACATGGCAGCGGGTTTGACGGCAATCCATACAGGAGCTAAAGGTCCTAATTCCTGTACCGTAACCGCCTGTGCAGCAGGTTCTCATGCTATTGGCGATGCTTTTAGACTGATTCAGGGAGGCTATGCCAACGCCATGATCTGTGGTGGTGCAGAAGCAGCGGTAACTCCTCTTTCTTATGCTGGTTTTTGTTCGGCAAAGGCTCTTTCGACTCGTAACGATGACCCCACCCACGCCAGTCGACCCTTCGATCGCGATCGCGATGGATTTGTGATGGGAGAGGGCTCGGGCATTTTATTGCTCGAAGAATTAGAACATGCCTTAGCTCGCGGGGCAAAAATTTACGCTGAAATGGTAGGCTATGGCATGACCTGCGATGCTTACCACATGACTTCTCCCGTACCAGGAGGACAGGGTGCTGCTCAAGCAATTGAATTAGCTCTAGCAGATGGCAATTTTAGTCCAGAACAGGTTGATTATATTAACGCCCACGGTACCAGTACCCAAGCCAACGATTCTAATGAAACCAAAGCGATTAAAAAGGCTTTGGGAGCAAGAGCCAAACAAATTGTAGTCAGCTCAACTAAATCAATGACTGGTCACTTGCTGGGAGGCTCAGGCGGAATTGAGGCCGTAGCGACAGTAATGGCGATCGCTAAAAATAAAGTGCCACCGACGATTAATTTGGTAAACCCAGATCCTGATTGCGATTTAGACTACATACCCAACTCCAGCCGCGACCATCAAGTTAATCTAGCTTTATCTAACTCTTTTGGTTTTGGCGGTCATAATGTTACTCTAGCTTTTAAAAAATATAGCTAA
- the tkt gene encoding transketolase: MVVATRSTKSVEELCINSIRFLAIDAIEKASSGHPGLPMGAAPMAFVLWDQFMRFNPKNPQWFNRDRFVLSAGHGSMLQYALMYLAGYDSVSIEDIKQFRQWGSSTPGHPENFVTEGIEVTTGPLGQGIANGVGLAVAEAHLAAKFNKDDAKLVDHYTYVILGDGCNMEGISGEACSFAGHQGLGKLIAFYDDNHISIDGSTDVAFTEDVSKRFEAYGWHVLHVEDGNTDLEAIAKAIESAKSVSDRPTMIKVTTTIGYGAPNKQDTAGIHGSALGGDEIKLTRENLGWTCDSFEVPEEAINHMRKAVERGASQEQEWNQVLSNYKSNYPEEAAEFERYLSGKLPDGWEKELPTFTPEDKGLATRKHSEACLNKLAPVLPELIGGSADLTHSNLTELKESDEFQKGAYQNRNIHFGVREHAMGAICNGISLHSSGLIPYGATFLIFTDYMRAAIRLSALSEAGTIWVMTHDSIGQGEDGPTHQPIETLASLRAIPNLTVIRPADGNEVSGAYKVAIENAKQHKPTLMAFTRQGVPNLEGSSMEDTTKGAYVISCGFEPAELDLILIGTGSEVQLCIGAADQLKAEGKKVRVVSMPSWELFEAQDEAYKDSVLPKVARKRLSVEAASSFGWQKYTGFEGGSVSIDRFGSSAPGAVCLEKFGFSVDNVVAKAKEVIG, translated from the coding sequence ATGGTAGTTGCCACCCGCTCGACAAAATCAGTTGAAGAACTTTGTATTAATTCAATTCGTTTTTTAGCAATAGATGCAATAGAAAAAGCTAGCTCTGGACACCCAGGATTGCCAATGGGGGCTGCTCCGATGGCTTTTGTGCTATGGGATCAGTTCATGCGTTTTAATCCGAAGAATCCTCAATGGTTCAATCGCGATCGCTTTGTGCTTTCTGCGGGTCATGGTTCAATGTTGCAGTACGCTCTCATGTATCTTGCTGGTTACGACAGCGTATCTATCGAAGACATCAAACAGTTCCGTCAGTGGGGTTCAAGCACTCCAGGACATCCAGAAAACTTTGTCACCGAAGGAATTGAAGTAACTACAGGGCCTTTGGGTCAAGGGATTGCTAACGGTGTGGGTTTGGCTGTGGCAGAAGCTCATCTAGCAGCTAAATTCAACAAGGACGATGCTAAATTAGTTGACCACTATACCTATGTGATTCTGGGTGACGGCTGCAACATGGAGGGAATTTCTGGTGAAGCCTGTTCTTTTGCAGGACACCAAGGATTGGGTAAATTAATCGCTTTTTATGATGATAACCATATCTCGATTGATGGTTCGACTGATGTGGCATTTACCGAAGATGTTTCCAAACGCTTTGAAGCCTATGGCTGGCACGTACTTCATGTCGAAGACGGTAACACAGATTTAGAAGCGATCGCCAAAGCAATTGAATCGGCTAAATCGGTCAGCGATCGACCCACCATGATCAAGGTGACAACTACCATCGGTTATGGTGCGCCCAACAAACAAGATACCGCTGGCATTCATGGCTCTGCTTTAGGAGGAGACGAAATTAAGCTGACTCGCGAGAACTTAGGCTGGACTTGCGACTCGTTTGAAGTTCCTGAAGAAGCTATTAACCATATGCGTAAGGCAGTTGAGCGTGGTGCTAGCCAAGAGCAAGAATGGAATCAGGTTTTATCCAACTATAAATCTAATTATCCTGAAGAAGCAGCGGAATTCGAGCGTTATCTTAGTGGTAAACTACCTGATGGCTGGGAAAAAGAACTGCCTACCTTCACTCCTGAAGATAAAGGATTGGCAACTCGCAAGCATTCCGAGGCTTGTTTAAATAAACTAGCTCCTGTATTACCTGAATTGATTGGTGGCTCTGCGGATTTAACTCATTCCAACCTAACTGAGCTTAAAGAGTCTGACGAATTTCAAAAAGGTGCATACCAAAACCGCAACATCCATTTCGGCGTTCGCGAACACGCCATGGGAGCAATATGTAACGGTATTTCTTTACATTCTTCTGGTTTAATCCCCTACGGTGCAACCTTCCTAATCTTCACCGACTATATGCGGGCTGCCATTCGTCTATCGGCTCTTTCTGAAGCAGGGACGATTTGGGTAATGACTCATGACTCTATTGGACAGGGAGAAGATGGGCCAACTCACCAGCCAATCGAAACTTTAGCTTCTTTAAGAGCAATTCCTAACTTGACCGTGATTCGTCCTGCCGATGGTAACGAAGTTTCAGGAGCATATAAGGTTGCGATCGAGAACGCCAAACAACATAAGCCTACTTTGATGGCATTTACTCGACAAGGTGTACCTAACCTAGAAGGAAGTTCTATGGAAGATACTACTAAAGGCGCATACGTCATTTCCTGTGGTTTTGAGCCAGCAGAACTAGACCTAATCTTAATAGGTACTGGTAGTGAAGTACAGCTTTGTATTGGAGCAGCCGACCAACTCAAGGCTGAAGGCAAAAAAGTGCGCGTAGTTTCTATGCCTTCTTGGGAACTATTTGAAGCTCAAGATGAAGCCTATAAAGACTCTGTTTTACCAAAAGTTGCCAGAAAACGCCTCTCAGTCGAAGCTGCTAGTAGTTTCGGCTGGCAGAAATACACTGGTTTTGAAGGTGGCTCTGTCAGTATCGATCGCTTTGGCTCTTCTGCTCCTGGTGCAGTTTGTTTAGAGAAATTTGGCTTCAGCGTCGATAACGTCGTGGCAAAAGCTAAAGAAGTAATTGGCTAA
- the acpP gene encoding acyl carrier protein — translation MNQEIFEKVKSIVVDQLEVEADRVTPEASFANDLGADSLDTVELVMALEEEFDIEIPDEAAEQIDTVGKAVDHISAETAAA, via the coding sequence ATGAATCAAGAAATTTTTGAAAAGGTAAAAAGTATTGTAGTAGATCAACTAGAAGTTGAAGCAGATAGAGTTACGCCAGAAGCCAGCTTTGCTAACGATTTGGGTGCTGATTCTTTGGATACGGTAGAATTAGTCATGGCTTTAGAAGAAGAATTCGATATTGAGATTCCTGATGAAGCAGCCGAACAAATAGATACAGTTGGTAAAGCAGTCGATCATATTAGTGCTGAAACTGCTGCTGCTTAA
- a CDS encoding plasmid replication protein, CyRepA1 family: MDHIREWKASGVDEELTRLNVVSLQGTSPTEYLLYSDSIPRRNDGRVSEGFLQRYAHTDAGGWWCSGIDILSGNEDIWGCFKPDRPRNSQHKLIKYEHPPKTATGVFALKVPFSLWQKIAARAGVELAVEDIDRESVDLGFWQWLLAHREVPLCITEGAKKAGALLSTGYATIALPGINNGYRTPKDEAGKRIGKSHLIAQLAKLATFGRKVYLVFDQDSQPNTIKAVNAAIQKTGYLLQQAGCQVKVVTWDGSLGKGVDDLIANQGQECFARAYDDALDLSTWKAKSWTKLTYPTDIELNSRYLPELNIPPDTKLIGIKSAKGTGKTKSLTQIVARAIAQSQKVLVIGHRVQLVKELCQRFGLNYVTESRRSERSALGYGLCIDSLHSSSQAKFNPDEWTNSLVIIDEVEQVLWHALNSNTCKDRRVEILKSLKTLMQNVLGSQGQLYVADADLSDITLDYLISLSGLEIKPCIVQNTWQSDRTLAWQVYNYSGKSPKKLVSNLEAHIQRGGKPFICLSAQKLTSKWSTQTLEAYLQQKFPQKRILRIDSESLTEPQHPACGCISKLEQVLEQFDIVLASPSIETGISIELKNHFTSVWAIAQGIQAENAVRQTLARLRHNVPRHLWCAKYSFNNIGNGATSIPALLTSNQRFTQLNIRLLQQSDFAYLDDLDTGFQAESLLCWAKMAVRFNAAAINYRDSILAGLKAEGHQIIDAAKYKQSQIKTEFNTDNCLVAAITEISSQNYLAECGEIAAVSSLDEQQYQTLKKRLIKSLSDRRQLRKYELQQRYHLSITPELVSLDDEGWYQKIRLHYFLTIGRPYLADRDTQVARKLIEQGDGSLFLPDFNSSQLGAIVGTLEILGIPVLLQDITRQLRNTDSDLQSLAAIAHANRREIKTILNIGLAKNYSPITIISRLLGKIGCKIKCLRSESQNQKRVRVYQIISPEDEREQVFNHWLNIDRQRPGNSLFWSGDRQTNSSQSPHNAEDHNYLQLSLDL; the protein is encoded by the coding sequence ATGGATCATATACGGGAATGGAAGGCAAGTGGTGTGGATGAAGAACTAACTCGTCTAAATGTTGTTTCTCTCCAAGGCACTTCTCCCACCGAGTATTTACTTTATTCAGATTCTATACCGAGAAGAAATGACGGTAGAGTTAGCGAAGGATTTCTGCAACGTTATGCCCATACTGATGCAGGAGGATGGTGGTGTTCGGGAATTGATATTCTTAGTGGGAATGAAGATATTTGGGGCTGTTTTAAACCAGATCGACCCCGTAATAGTCAGCATAAACTAATTAAGTATGAGCATCCACCCAAAACCGCTACAGGTGTATTCGCTCTAAAAGTTCCTTTTAGTCTATGGCAAAAAATTGCCGCTCGCGCTGGAGTTGAATTAGCTGTTGAAGATATTGACCGTGAAAGTGTAGATTTAGGTTTTTGGCAGTGGTTACTCGCCCATCGAGAAGTTCCTCTGTGTATTACCGAAGGGGCAAAAAAGGCAGGAGCATTGTTATCTACTGGATATGCAACAATTGCCCTACCAGGAATAAATAATGGTTATCGTACACCCAAAGACGAAGCGGGTAAACGAATTGGCAAGTCTCATTTAATTGCTCAACTTGCTAAATTAGCTACATTTGGGCGAAAAGTATATTTAGTTTTTGACCAAGATTCCCAACCGAACACGATCAAAGCAGTTAATGCAGCGATTCAAAAAACTGGCTACTTATTACAGCAGGCTGGTTGTCAGGTAAAGGTTGTTACCTGGGATGGTTCATTAGGTAAAGGAGTAGACGATCTAATTGCCAATCAAGGTCAAGAATGCTTTGCTCGAGCTTATGATGACGCTTTAGACTTGTCAACTTGGAAAGCAAAGTCTTGGACAAAATTAACCTATCCTACCGATATTGAACTCAATAGTCGTTATCTTCCTGAGTTAAATATTCCCCCAGATACAAAGCTGATTGGGATCAAATCTGCCAAGGGTACAGGGAAAACTAAGTCTCTAACTCAAATTGTCGCACGCGCGATCGCACAGTCGCAAAAAGTTTTGGTAATTGGACATCGAGTGCAGTTAGTTAAGGAATTGTGTCAAAGATTTGGCTTGAACTATGTTACCGAGTCAAGACGCTCCGAGCGCTCCGCTTTGGGCTATGGTCTTTGCATTGATTCGCTTCATAGCTCATCTCAGGCGAAATTTAATCCTGATGAGTGGACAAATAGTCTGGTAATTATTGATGAAGTAGAGCAGGTATTATGGCACGCCTTAAATTCTAATACCTGCAAAGATCGCCGAGTCGAGATTCTCAAATCTTTAAAAACCCTGATGCAGAATGTTTTAGGCAGTCAGGGACAGCTATATGTAGCCGATGCAGATCTCAGCGATATTACACTTGACTACTTGATTTCTTTATCGGGACTAGAGATTAAGCCCTGTATTGTTCAAAACACCTGGCAAAGCGATCGCACTCTGGCTTGGCAAGTCTATAATTATTCAGGTAAAAGTCCGAAAAAACTGGTTAGTAATCTAGAGGCGCATATCCAAAGGGGAGGAAAGCCGTTTATTTGTCTTTCGGCTCAAAAGTTGACGAGCAAATGGAGTACTCAAACTTTAGAAGCTTATTTACAGCAAAAGTTTCCTCAAAAACGGATACTCAGAATTGATTCAGAATCCCTGACCGAACCTCAACATCCTGCCTGTGGCTGTATTTCTAAGTTAGAGCAGGTGCTAGAGCAATTTGATATTGTCTTAGCCAGCCCATCAATCGAGACAGGAATATCGATCGAGCTAAAAAATCACTTTACTTCGGTTTGGGCGATCGCGCAAGGGATTCAGGCAGAGAATGCCGTTCGTCAGACTCTAGCTCGCTTGCGCCATAATGTTCCCAGACATCTATGGTGTGCCAAATATAGCTTTAATAATATTGGCAATGGTGCAACTTCCATTCCTGCCCTGCTTACCTCTAATCAACGCTTTACGCAGTTAAATATCCGTTTATTACAACAGTCAGATTTTGCCTATTTAGATGATTTGGATACAGGTTTTCAAGCCGAATCTTTGCTGTGTTGGGCAAAAATGGCGGTAAGGTTTAATGCAGCAGCAATTAACTACCGAGACTCGATCTTAGCTGGGTTAAAAGCCGAAGGACATCAAATTATTGATGCAGCTAAATATAAACAGTCTCAAATTAAAACCGAGTTCAACACCGATAATTGTCTGGTTGCGGCAATTACCGAAATTAGTAGCCAAAATTATTTAGCAGAATGCGGTGAGATTGCTGCTGTATCTAGTTTAGACGAGCAGCAGTATCAAACTTTAAAAAAACGGTTAATTAAATCTTTGAGCGATCGCCGTCAGCTTCGCAAATACGAACTTCAACAGCGTTATCATCTTTCTATTACTCCTGAGTTAGTCTCTTTAGATGACGAAGGATGGTATCAAAAAATTAGACTACATTATTTTCTGACTATTGGTCGTCCTTATTTAGCAGATCGAGATACTCAAGTTGCCCGCAAGCTAATCGAACAGGGTGATGGTAGTCTATTTTTACCTGACTTCAATAGTTCTCAATTAGGCGCAATTGTCGGGACACTAGAAATTTTAGGGATTCCTGTGCTGCTGCAAGATATAACTAGACAATTGCGCAATACAGATTCTGACTTGCAGTCTCTTGCTGCGATCGCTCATGCTAATCGTCGGGAAATTAAAACAATTCTTAATATTGGCCTTGCCAAAAACTATAGTCCCATAACTATTATTAGCCGACTGCTGGGTAAAATTGGCTGTAAAATTAAGTGCTTGCGATCTGAAAGTCAAAACCAGAAAAGAGTCAGGGTATATCAAATTATCTCTCCAGAAGATGAGCGAGAACAGGTATTTAACCACTGGCTCAATATAGATCGCCAGCGTCCAGGCAATTCTCTATTTTGGTCAGGCGATCGACAAACTAATTCGTCTCAATCCCCACATAATGCTGAAGATCATAATTATCTGCAATTGAGTTTGGATCTTTAA
- a CDS encoding heavy-metal-associated domain-containing protein, with product MMAIQLKVPNMACAACGKTITKAIQSIDPTAEVQTDPKTKQVTVESKASESSVREAIAAAGYPPA from the coding sequence ATGATGGCTATACAACTCAAAGTTCCGAATATGGCTTGTGCCGCTTGTGGCAAAACTATTACCAAAGCGATTCAATCAATCGATCCGACGGCAGAAGTACAAACCGATCCCAAAACCAAACAGGTAACGGTAGAAAGCAAAGCCTCGGAATCATCTGTCAGAGAAGCAATCGCTGCTGCTGGCTATCCCCCTGCTTAA